From the genome of Populus alba chromosome 10, ASM523922v2, whole genome shotgun sequence, one region includes:
- the LOC118060077 gene encoding uncharacterized protein isoform X2, with protein MSGNARYELSSASPEELGFTGSYSNGQRGSYPSASFDRSGSFSESRMFSSGASTPRASASPARSMAPLAPYLSLDPVTMGDQKYTRTGELRRAFGISLGSATEDNSFGAAYSKPPPAVDAEELKRIKAGVSDDNQKARDRIKMWNGCLLRCNKLSEELNSKNQQRNEMLTNERSGGSNFLKVGTQIHRSPSDLGTQRLEDRTKTPVLNKRVRSSVAEFRADGRSNMVPRQPLVTGKDRDIHRDGGEVSDLAEEKARRLPAGGEGWDRKMKKKRSVGPVFTRTIDNDGEIKRVVHHKFNNEPGLQSYDAQGFRSGSFNGSSGINKVDGISASASSNVRALPKESEKVSLTRDFAAGMNKERLVVKANNKVNIPEDNNHTVSPSPVTKGKASRTPRTGPVMAANVSPNISRVPGALDGWEQTPGITKGNSVGGPNNRKRPLPTGSSSPPMAQWVGQRPQKISRTRRVNVVSPVSNHDEGQMSSERGHISEFSTRVSSAGINGPPLAKDVVNGTKQVRVKHENVSSPSRLSESEESGAGENHEGKPKEKGTGSGAVEERSLNQNVVPSLLLTKKSKMLNREDTSDGVRRQGRTGRGASSSRISISPMRENPASTKPLRSTKPISDKSGSKTGRPPLKKIADRKALARLGQTPISGSPDSTGESDDDREELLAAAIFSCNASYLSCSGSFWKKMEPVFAPICSEDSSFLKHNLKSTEDLQKRLSEMFGRNNNLGDLVLEEDIPSQLVHEESEENLHNQDRPKNLVRTSDLVNPDQDSSALCGGSRRRNNVTPLYQRVLSALIVEDESEEFAENSGGRNISFQYTRDNSPGDSYLPIDFEPGSTNDIDFNYESMLSFQSQKQSSLDGFSCNGSTTINGISGFHKNSYNDYSLQGSNGFMHSKTGMFPGLSENNDEKPAIHSNAFGIAAYDCQYEELNLEDKLLMELQSVGLYPETVPDLADGEDEVINQDIIELQKKLHQAVGKKEEYLDKTTKAIKEGRETQGWPLEQVAMDRLVELAYRKQLATRGNSASKFGVPKVSKQVAMAFTKRTLAKCRKFEDTGKSCFCDPPLRDVIFSAPRANVTESTSCIQDPGASGSVPGRVERHDLSNDKFGRSALVDQDFARNGPILNRGKKKELLLDDVGGNALFKATSSLGNTLLGGAKGKRSERERDKDVLARNSVTKAGRASQSNIKGDRKTKSKPKQKIAQLSTSGDGIINKFKETGSNKKREAGTKSNGSNPVDSAKESRGATNIAGLQELDPIELHDGNDFGDTQDLNSLFDGLPENDLVGEILLDDLPLQIPMDDLSMIL; from the exons ATGTCTGGAAATGCGAGATACGAGCTGAGTTCGGCTAGTCCGGAGGAATTGGGTTTTACTGGTAGCTATTCTAATGGGCAGAGGGGGAGTTATCCTAGTGCCAGTTTTGATAGGTCTGGAAGTTTCAGTGAGAGTCGGATGTTCAGTTCTGGGGCAAGTACACCCCGGGCTTCTGCTTCACCAGCAAGGAGTATGGCCCCACTTGCTCCATACCTGTCGTTGGATCCAGTTACAATGGGGGATCAAAAATATACTCGAACGGGCGAGTTAAGGAGGGCTTTTGGGATATCTCTAGGGAGTGCTACAGAAGATAATTCTTTTGGAGCTGCTTATTCAAAGCCCCCCCCTGCAGTGGATGCAGAGGAACTGAAGCGGATCAAAGCTGGTGTATCTGATGACAATCAGAAGGCTAG GGATAGAATAAAAATGTGGAATGGATGCTTGCTAAGATGTAACAAACTCTCAGAAGAATTAAATTCAAAGAATCAACAACGAAATGAGATGCTAACGAATGAAAGATCAGGTGGTTCAAACTTTTTGAAGGTGGGAACACAGATTCATCGAAGCCCTTCAGACCTTGGGACTCAAAGATTAGAGGACAGGACTAAGACTCCTGTTTTGAATAAGCGAGTTCGCTCTTCTGTAGCAGAATTTAGG GCTGATGGCCGAAGCAATATGGTTCCGAGGCAGCCTTTGGTCACGGGAAAAGACAGAGACATACACAGGGATGGTGGTGAAGTTTCTGATCTCGCTGAAGAAAAGGCCCGTAGGCTACCCGCTGGAGGGGAAGGGTGGGACagaaagatgaaaaagaaacGTTCTGTTGGTCCTGTTTTTACCAGAACTATAGACAATGATGGGGAAATTAAACGAGTGGTGCATCATAAGTTTAATAATGAACCTGGTCTGCAGTCTTATGATGCCCAAGGCTTCAG GTCAGGATCTTTTAATGGGAGTAGTGGCATCAACAAGGTAGATGGCATTTCAGCATCTGCTAGTTCAAATGTCCGTGCCCTTCCCAAAGAATCAGAAAAAGTTTCTTTGACAAGGGATTTTGCTGCTGGCATGAATAAGGAGCGGCTTGTAGTGAAAGCAAACAATAA GGTAAATATTCCGGAGGACAATAATCATACAGTGAGTCCAAGTCCAGTCACAAAAGGAAAGGCTTCCAGGACACCTCGAACTGGCCCAGTAATGGCAGCAAATGTATCTCCTAATATTTCCCGTGTGCCTGGGGCCCTTGATGGCTGGGAACAAACACCAGGTATAACCAAAGGCAATTCCGTTGGGGGGCCTAATAATCGCAAGCGTCCGCTGCCGACAGGGTCATCATCTCCCCCAATGGCTCAATGGGTTGGTCAGAGACCGCAAAAAATCTCTCGTACCAGAAGGGTGAATGTAGTGTCTCCGGTCTCTAACCACGATGAAGGGCAGATGTCATCAGAAAGAGGACATATTTCTGAATTTTCCACTCGAGTGAGTTCTGCTGGGATCAATGGGCCACCTCTTGCCAAGGATGTGGTTAATGGAACCAAACAAGTCAGAGTGAAACATGAAAATGTTTCATCTCCATCAAGATTATCTGAAAGTGAAGAATCTGGTGCTGGTGAAAATCATGAGGGTAAGCCAAAGGAGAAGGGAACAGGTAGTGGTGCTGTAGAGGAGAGATCCCTGAATCAGAATGTTGTTCCTTCTTTGTTGCTTACAAAGAAGAGTAAAATGCTCAATAGGGAAGACACTAGTGATGGCGTGCGGAGACAAGGAAGGACTGGTCGGGGTGCATCATCTTCTAGGATTAGCATTTCTCCAATGAGGGAGAATCCAGCCTCAACCAAACCACTTAGAAGTACAAAGCCCATATCAGACAAGAGTGGAAG CAAGACAGGCCGTCCTCCTCTTAAGAAAATAGCAGATCGCAAGGCCTTAGCTCGTCTTGGGCAAACACCAATAAGTGGTTCCCCAGATTCCACAG gAGAATCAGATGATGATCGGGAAGAACTCTTAGCTGctgcaattttttcttgcaatgcCAGCT ATCTTTCCTGTTCTGGTTCTTTCTGGAAGAAAATGGAGCCAGTTTTTGCTCCCATCTGCTCTGAGGATTCATCCTTCTTGAAACATAAT TTGAAATCTACTGAGGATCTTCAGAAGAGATTATCTGAGATGTTTGGTCGCAACAATAATTTG GGTGATCTTGTGCTTGAAGAAGATATTCCATCTCAGCTTGTTCATGAAGAAAGTGAAGAAAACTTGCATAACCAGGATCGACCAAAAAATTTGGTGAGGACTTCAGATTTGGTAAATCCAGATCAGGACAGTAGTGCTTTATGTGGAGGCTCAAGAAGAAGGAACAATGTTACTCCACTGTACCAAAGAGTGTTGTCTGCTCTGATTGTAGAAGATGAGTCTGAAGAATTTGCTGAAAACAGTGGAGGGAggaatatttcttttcaatatactAGAGATAATTCTCCTGGTGATAGTTACCTCCCTATTGATTTTGAGCCTGGGAGCACAAAtgacattgattttaattatgaatccatgttgagttttcAAAGTCAGAAGCAATCTTCTCTTGATGGTTTTTCTTGTAATGGAAGCACTACTATTAATGGGATCAGTGGTTTTCACAAAAATTCCTATAATGATTATTCACTGCAAGGAAGTAATGGATTTATGCACTCGAAAACTGGAATGTTCCCTGGGCTTTCCGAGAATAATGACGAGAAACCAGCTATCCATTCAAATGCCTTTGGCATTGCCGCCTATGATTGCCAATATGAGGAACTCAACCTGGAGGATAAACTCTTGATGGAGCTGCAGAGTGTTGGTCTATATCCAGAAACAGTG CCTGATTTAGCAGATGGAGAGGATGAAGTAATCAATCAAGATATCATTGAACTTCAAAAGAAACTTCATCAAGCA GTTGGTAAGAAGGAGGAATACTTGGACAAAACAACTAAAGCAATCAAGGAAGGAAGGGAAACACAAGGATG GCCCCTTGAGCAGGTTGCAATGGACAGGCTTGTTGAATTGGCTTACAGAAAGCAGCTG GCTACTAGAGGAAATAGTGCTTCAAAATTTGGGGTCCCTAAGGTTTCAAAACAAGTTGCCATGGCTTTTACCAAGAGGACTCTTGCTAAATGTAGAAAATTTGAAGATACAGGCAAAAGTTGTTTCTGTGACCCCCCCCTTCGAGATGTCATTTTTTCTGCCCCTCGAGCAAATGTCACAGAGTCCACAAGTTGCATTCAGGATCCAGGGGCATCAG gcTCTGTACCTGGTAGAGTTGAGAGGCACGATCTTTCCAATGATAAATTTGGCAGGAGTGCATTAGTTGACCAGGATTTTGCCAGGAATGGACCCATATTGAACAGAGGGAAGAAGAAGGAATTGCTGCTTGATGATGTTGGTGGTAATGCTTTATTCAAAGCCACATCATCTCTTGGTAATACTCTGTTGGGTGGAGCCAAGGGAAAGAGAAGTGAGAGAGAAAGGGACAAAGATGTTTTAGCCAGAAATTCTGTAACCAAAGCTGGTCGCGCCTCTCAGAGCAATATCAAGGGTGAccgtaaaacaaaatcaaagccCAAGCAGAAGATTGCTCAGCTATCAACTTCTGGAGATGGAATTATCAACAAGTTCAAAGAAACAGGTAGCAATAAGAAAAGAGAAGCCGGGACAAAATCCAATGGTTCAAACCCTGTAGATTCAGCTAAAGAAAGCAGGGGAGCAACAAACATTGCCGGGCTCCAAGAATTAGACCCTATAGAACTACACGACGGCAATGATTTTGGGGACACTCAGGATCTGAATAGCTTGTTTGATGGGTTGCCAGAAAATGACTTGGTGGGTGAAATACTGCTCGACGACCTGCCCCTTCAAATTCCCATGGACGACCTCTCTATGATTCTATAA
- the LOC118060077 gene encoding uncharacterized protein isoform X1, which translates to MSGNARYELSSASPEELGFTGSYSNGQRGSYPSASFDRSGSFSESRMFSSGASTPRASASPARSMAPLAPYLSLDPVTMGDQKYTRTGELRRAFGISLGSATEDNSFGAAYSKPPPAVDAEELKRIKAGVSDDNQKARDRIKMWNGCLLRCNKLSEELNSKNQQRNEMLTNERSGGSNFLKVGTQIHRSPSDLGTQRLEDRTKTPVLNKRVRSSVAEFRADGRSNMVPRQPLVTGKDRDIHRDGGEVSDLAEEKARRLPAGGEGWDRKMKKKRSVGPVFTRTIDNDGEIKRVVHHKFNNEPGLQSYDAQGFRSGSFNGSSGINKVDGISASASSNVRALPKESEKVSLTRDFAAGMNKERLVVKANNKVNIPEDNNHTVSPSPVTKGKASRTPRTGPVMAANVSPNISRVPGALDGWEQTPGITKGNSVGGPNNRKRPLPTGSSSPPMAQWVGQRPQKISRTRRVNVVSPVSNHDEGQMSSERGHISEFSTRVSSAGINGPPLAKDVVNGTKQVRVKHENVSSPSRLSESEESGAGENHEGKPKEKGTGSGAVEERSLNQNVVPSLLLTKKSKMLNREDTSDGVRRQGRTGRGASSSRISISPMRENPASTKPLRSTKPISDKSGSKTGRPPLKKIADRKALARLGQTPISGSPDSTGESDDDREELLAAAIFSCNASYLSCSGSFWKKMEPVFAPICSEDSSFLKHNLKSTEDLQKRLSEMFGRNNNLGDLVLEEDIPSQLVHEESEENLHNQDRPKNLVRTSDLVNPDQDSSALCGGSRRRNNVTPLYQRVLSALIVEDESEEFAENSGGRNISFQYTRDNSPGDSYLPIDFEPGSTNDIDFNYESMLSFQSQKQSSLDGFSCNGSTTINGISGFHKNSYNDYSLQGSNGFMHSKTGMFPGLSENNDEKPAIHSNAFGIAAYDCQYEELNLEDKLLMELQSVGLYPETVPDLADGEDEVINQDIIELQKKLHQAVKVGKKEEYLDKTTKAIKEGRETQGWPLEQVAMDRLVELAYRKQLATRGNSASKFGVPKVSKQVAMAFTKRTLAKCRKFEDTGKSCFCDPPLRDVIFSAPRANVTESTSCIQDPGASGSVPGRVERHDLSNDKFGRSALVDQDFARNGPILNRGKKKELLLDDVGGNALFKATSSLGNTLLGGAKGKRSERERDKDVLARNSVTKAGRASQSNIKGDRKTKSKPKQKIAQLSTSGDGIINKFKETGSNKKREAGTKSNGSNPVDSAKESRGATNIAGLQELDPIELHDGNDFGDTQDLNSLFDGLPENDLVGEILLDDLPLQIPMDDLSMIL; encoded by the exons ATGTCTGGAAATGCGAGATACGAGCTGAGTTCGGCTAGTCCGGAGGAATTGGGTTTTACTGGTAGCTATTCTAATGGGCAGAGGGGGAGTTATCCTAGTGCCAGTTTTGATAGGTCTGGAAGTTTCAGTGAGAGTCGGATGTTCAGTTCTGGGGCAAGTACACCCCGGGCTTCTGCTTCACCAGCAAGGAGTATGGCCCCACTTGCTCCATACCTGTCGTTGGATCCAGTTACAATGGGGGATCAAAAATATACTCGAACGGGCGAGTTAAGGAGGGCTTTTGGGATATCTCTAGGGAGTGCTACAGAAGATAATTCTTTTGGAGCTGCTTATTCAAAGCCCCCCCCTGCAGTGGATGCAGAGGAACTGAAGCGGATCAAAGCTGGTGTATCTGATGACAATCAGAAGGCTAG GGATAGAATAAAAATGTGGAATGGATGCTTGCTAAGATGTAACAAACTCTCAGAAGAATTAAATTCAAAGAATCAACAACGAAATGAGATGCTAACGAATGAAAGATCAGGTGGTTCAAACTTTTTGAAGGTGGGAACACAGATTCATCGAAGCCCTTCAGACCTTGGGACTCAAAGATTAGAGGACAGGACTAAGACTCCTGTTTTGAATAAGCGAGTTCGCTCTTCTGTAGCAGAATTTAGG GCTGATGGCCGAAGCAATATGGTTCCGAGGCAGCCTTTGGTCACGGGAAAAGACAGAGACATACACAGGGATGGTGGTGAAGTTTCTGATCTCGCTGAAGAAAAGGCCCGTAGGCTACCCGCTGGAGGGGAAGGGTGGGACagaaagatgaaaaagaaacGTTCTGTTGGTCCTGTTTTTACCAGAACTATAGACAATGATGGGGAAATTAAACGAGTGGTGCATCATAAGTTTAATAATGAACCTGGTCTGCAGTCTTATGATGCCCAAGGCTTCAG GTCAGGATCTTTTAATGGGAGTAGTGGCATCAACAAGGTAGATGGCATTTCAGCATCTGCTAGTTCAAATGTCCGTGCCCTTCCCAAAGAATCAGAAAAAGTTTCTTTGACAAGGGATTTTGCTGCTGGCATGAATAAGGAGCGGCTTGTAGTGAAAGCAAACAATAA GGTAAATATTCCGGAGGACAATAATCATACAGTGAGTCCAAGTCCAGTCACAAAAGGAAAGGCTTCCAGGACACCTCGAACTGGCCCAGTAATGGCAGCAAATGTATCTCCTAATATTTCCCGTGTGCCTGGGGCCCTTGATGGCTGGGAACAAACACCAGGTATAACCAAAGGCAATTCCGTTGGGGGGCCTAATAATCGCAAGCGTCCGCTGCCGACAGGGTCATCATCTCCCCCAATGGCTCAATGGGTTGGTCAGAGACCGCAAAAAATCTCTCGTACCAGAAGGGTGAATGTAGTGTCTCCGGTCTCTAACCACGATGAAGGGCAGATGTCATCAGAAAGAGGACATATTTCTGAATTTTCCACTCGAGTGAGTTCTGCTGGGATCAATGGGCCACCTCTTGCCAAGGATGTGGTTAATGGAACCAAACAAGTCAGAGTGAAACATGAAAATGTTTCATCTCCATCAAGATTATCTGAAAGTGAAGAATCTGGTGCTGGTGAAAATCATGAGGGTAAGCCAAAGGAGAAGGGAACAGGTAGTGGTGCTGTAGAGGAGAGATCCCTGAATCAGAATGTTGTTCCTTCTTTGTTGCTTACAAAGAAGAGTAAAATGCTCAATAGGGAAGACACTAGTGATGGCGTGCGGAGACAAGGAAGGACTGGTCGGGGTGCATCATCTTCTAGGATTAGCATTTCTCCAATGAGGGAGAATCCAGCCTCAACCAAACCACTTAGAAGTACAAAGCCCATATCAGACAAGAGTGGAAG CAAGACAGGCCGTCCTCCTCTTAAGAAAATAGCAGATCGCAAGGCCTTAGCTCGTCTTGGGCAAACACCAATAAGTGGTTCCCCAGATTCCACAG gAGAATCAGATGATGATCGGGAAGAACTCTTAGCTGctgcaattttttcttgcaatgcCAGCT ATCTTTCCTGTTCTGGTTCTTTCTGGAAGAAAATGGAGCCAGTTTTTGCTCCCATCTGCTCTGAGGATTCATCCTTCTTGAAACATAAT TTGAAATCTACTGAGGATCTTCAGAAGAGATTATCTGAGATGTTTGGTCGCAACAATAATTTG GGTGATCTTGTGCTTGAAGAAGATATTCCATCTCAGCTTGTTCATGAAGAAAGTGAAGAAAACTTGCATAACCAGGATCGACCAAAAAATTTGGTGAGGACTTCAGATTTGGTAAATCCAGATCAGGACAGTAGTGCTTTATGTGGAGGCTCAAGAAGAAGGAACAATGTTACTCCACTGTACCAAAGAGTGTTGTCTGCTCTGATTGTAGAAGATGAGTCTGAAGAATTTGCTGAAAACAGTGGAGGGAggaatatttcttttcaatatactAGAGATAATTCTCCTGGTGATAGTTACCTCCCTATTGATTTTGAGCCTGGGAGCACAAAtgacattgattttaattatgaatccatgttgagttttcAAAGTCAGAAGCAATCTTCTCTTGATGGTTTTTCTTGTAATGGAAGCACTACTATTAATGGGATCAGTGGTTTTCACAAAAATTCCTATAATGATTATTCACTGCAAGGAAGTAATGGATTTATGCACTCGAAAACTGGAATGTTCCCTGGGCTTTCCGAGAATAATGACGAGAAACCAGCTATCCATTCAAATGCCTTTGGCATTGCCGCCTATGATTGCCAATATGAGGAACTCAACCTGGAGGATAAACTCTTGATGGAGCTGCAGAGTGTTGGTCTATATCCAGAAACAGTG CCTGATTTAGCAGATGGAGAGGATGAAGTAATCAATCAAGATATCATTGAACTTCAAAAGAAACTTCATCAAGCAGTTAAG GTTGGTAAGAAGGAGGAATACTTGGACAAAACAACTAAAGCAATCAAGGAAGGAAGGGAAACACAAGGATG GCCCCTTGAGCAGGTTGCAATGGACAGGCTTGTTGAATTGGCTTACAGAAAGCAGCTG GCTACTAGAGGAAATAGTGCTTCAAAATTTGGGGTCCCTAAGGTTTCAAAACAAGTTGCCATGGCTTTTACCAAGAGGACTCTTGCTAAATGTAGAAAATTTGAAGATACAGGCAAAAGTTGTTTCTGTGACCCCCCCCTTCGAGATGTCATTTTTTCTGCCCCTCGAGCAAATGTCACAGAGTCCACAAGTTGCATTCAGGATCCAGGGGCATCAG gcTCTGTACCTGGTAGAGTTGAGAGGCACGATCTTTCCAATGATAAATTTGGCAGGAGTGCATTAGTTGACCAGGATTTTGCCAGGAATGGACCCATATTGAACAGAGGGAAGAAGAAGGAATTGCTGCTTGATGATGTTGGTGGTAATGCTTTATTCAAAGCCACATCATCTCTTGGTAATACTCTGTTGGGTGGAGCCAAGGGAAAGAGAAGTGAGAGAGAAAGGGACAAAGATGTTTTAGCCAGAAATTCTGTAACCAAAGCTGGTCGCGCCTCTCAGAGCAATATCAAGGGTGAccgtaaaacaaaatcaaagccCAAGCAGAAGATTGCTCAGCTATCAACTTCTGGAGATGGAATTATCAACAAGTTCAAAGAAACAGGTAGCAATAAGAAAAGAGAAGCCGGGACAAAATCCAATGGTTCAAACCCTGTAGATTCAGCTAAAGAAAGCAGGGGAGCAACAAACATTGCCGGGCTCCAAGAATTAGACCCTATAGAACTACACGACGGCAATGATTTTGGGGACACTCAGGATCTGAATAGCTTGTTTGATGGGTTGCCAGAAAATGACTTGGTGGGTGAAATACTGCTCGACGACCTGCCCCTTCAAATTCCCATGGACGACCTCTCTATGATTCTATAA
- the LOC118060078 gene encoding uncharacterized protein isoform X1: protein MEKGVKRWLVDTSKWNPTPHDFSSALSVLPQHERSSITRFLRMEDRKQALVSRLLQYALIHEVLGIPYNEIVIKRTFEGKPYLECSKVGVEFPNFNFNVSHHGDYVAIASEPLCLVGVDVVCCIKPMKESVPEFIENFSSYFSSLEWDNIISTGTSDEILVDFYRYWCLKEAFVKAVGSGLAYGVDKVEFHHTNWTNISVKVDGEPLTEWRFWLFKLPERHWVAQLQASRYQQAMKGRMYMLTVAVARGHPRFATENYKRAISKAEFDVEEYNKGLNLPNVAFVTRVIEQLIPVSHGEERLTEQDICSDCLHLSSREA from the exons atggagAAAGGAGTAAAAAGATGGTTGGTGGACACATCAAAGTGGAACCCAACTCCCCATGACTTCTCCTCAGCTCTCTCTGTTCTTCCTCAGCATGAACGTTCTTCTATCACcag GTTTTTGAGGATGGAAGATAGAAAACAGGCGCTTGTGAGCAGGTTGCTTCAATATGCACTTATACATGAAGTTTTAGGAATTCCATACAATGAGATTGTCATAAAACGCACATTCGAAGGGAAACCCTATCTG GAATGTAGTAAAGTAGGCGTGGAGTTTcccaattttaatttcaatgtaTCCCACCATGGTGACTATGTGGCAATAGCATCCGAACCTCTGTGCCTTGTGGGGGTGGATGTTGTTTGTTGTATCAAACCCATGAAAGAGTCGGTTCCAGAATTTATTGAAAACTTTTCCTCATACTTTTCAAGTTTGGAATGGGATAATATAATCAGTACTGGAACCTCTGATGAAATTTTGGTGGATTTTTACAG ATACTGGTGTCTGAAAGAAGCATTTGTCAAAGCTGTAGGGAGTGGATTGGCATATGGGGTGGACAAAGTAGAATTTCATCACACCAACTGGACCAACATATCTGTTAAAGTGGATGGGGAGCCATTGACAGAGTGGAGATTTTGGCTTTTCAAGCTGCCAGAAAGACATTGG GTGGCACAATTGCAAGCATCTCGGTACCAGCAGGCTATGAAAGGAAGGATGTACATGCTCACT GTGGCAGTTGCTAGGGGTCATCCAAGATTTGCTACAGAAAATTACAAGAGGGCAATAAGCAAAGCAGAGTTTGATGTAGAGGAGTATAACAAGGGTCTTAATCTTCCAAATGTAGCATTTGTCACTCGAGTCATAGAACAACTCATCCCCGTTTCACATGGTGAAGAAAGGCTAACTGAGCAGGACATATGCTCAGATTGTCTCCATCTTTCATCGAGGGAGGCTTGA
- the LOC118060078 gene encoding uncharacterized protein isoform X2 gives MEKGVKRWLVDTSKWNPTPHDFSSALSVLPQHERSSITRFLRMEDRKQALVSRLLQYALIHEVLGIPYNEIVIKRTFEGKPYLECSKVGVEFPNFNFNVSHHGDYVAIASEPLCLVGVDVVCCIKPMKESVPEFIENFSSYFSSLEWDNIISTGTSDEILVDFYRYWCLKEAFVKAVGSGLAYGVDKVEFHHTNWTNISVKVDGEPLTEWRFWLFKLPERHWVAVARGHPRFATENYKRAISKAEFDVEEYNKGLNLPNVAFVTRVIEQLIPVSHGEERLTEQDICSDCLHLSSREA, from the exons atggagAAAGGAGTAAAAAGATGGTTGGTGGACACATCAAAGTGGAACCCAACTCCCCATGACTTCTCCTCAGCTCTCTCTGTTCTTCCTCAGCATGAACGTTCTTCTATCACcag GTTTTTGAGGATGGAAGATAGAAAACAGGCGCTTGTGAGCAGGTTGCTTCAATATGCACTTATACATGAAGTTTTAGGAATTCCATACAATGAGATTGTCATAAAACGCACATTCGAAGGGAAACCCTATCTG GAATGTAGTAAAGTAGGCGTGGAGTTTcccaattttaatttcaatgtaTCCCACCATGGTGACTATGTGGCAATAGCATCCGAACCTCTGTGCCTTGTGGGGGTGGATGTTGTTTGTTGTATCAAACCCATGAAAGAGTCGGTTCCAGAATTTATTGAAAACTTTTCCTCATACTTTTCAAGTTTGGAATGGGATAATATAATCAGTACTGGAACCTCTGATGAAATTTTGGTGGATTTTTACAG ATACTGGTGTCTGAAAGAAGCATTTGTCAAAGCTGTAGGGAGTGGATTGGCATATGGGGTGGACAAAGTAGAATTTCATCACACCAACTGGACCAACATATCTGTTAAAGTGGATGGGGAGCCATTGACAGAGTGGAGATTTTGGCTTTTCAAGCTGCCAGAAAGACATTGG GTGGCAGTTGCTAGGGGTCATCCAAGATTTGCTACAGAAAATTACAAGAGGGCAATAAGCAAAGCAGAGTTTGATGTAGAGGAGTATAACAAGGGTCTTAATCTTCCAAATGTAGCATTTGTCACTCGAGTCATAGAACAACTCATCCCCGTTTCACATGGTGAAGAAAGGCTAACTGAGCAGGACATATGCTCAGATTGTCTCCATCTTTCATCGAGGGAGGCTTGA